ttttgtccagaaccATGGGGGTTATCCCTTGTGGTTGCCAGGCCGAATTGTCCAAGTAACGGGGCCTCATTCTTACAGGGTGGAGCTTGAGGATGGGCGGATTTGGCGGCGTCATGTGGACCAGATTCGGGGATGTAAATTTACTGCCCCTGCAATACCCTGAGATTCGCCGGGCAGGACTTCTGATGGATTACTTTCGGTTCCTACTCTTCAGCTGATCGGCAATTTCTGTGTTTCACTACAACCAAATTTTCCGATGGCTACTTTATCAGATGGTTCAACTTTTCCGTCGGCTAGCCCTCCTGAGGTGCCGCCCTCCAGCCCTCCTGCGGTGCCGCCCTCCAGTCCTCCTGAGGTATCGCCCGCATCGGTCCCGGTTGTTCCTGCGGTTCTGGAGCTACCTCCTTCTGCTCAACCTGCTGGAAGCCCTGAACTGCGTCAATCGGGACGATTGCGTCGGCGCCCTACATATATGCAGGATTATGCATGTGCCATCCACGGGGGGAGGAGTGCAGCGTATGAGGCCAGAGAATCATTGCCTATTGGCTCAGAAATGAGCGGCCGTCATTGGTCAGTAGGTGAttgctgctatataagtagcagctgtaAGAGAAGTTGGTTTGTTCGGTAATGTTGCCTTGTTTTTACTTGccgtttgttgttaataaaggattattgctaaccgtcaagcctccattcctttcttcattctttgaatgaagcaatGTCCACAGCAGGTAACTGGAAAATTAGCCCGATGTAGGAGTAGCTAagtggacccccccccccccggcaaattctgctttccatttttttttttcacgTTTAAAGCATGTTTGGTTCAAATTCACATTCATGGATttgtccatttcttttttttaggtGCCATCTATATCTTACCATGGAAAAGTTGGCCTTCTGCCTTCTGATGACGAGCACCGTGGCTGTGAGGGCCCTGATGTGTCCCATGCGCTGCAGCTGCCAGAGGTTGTCCCCATCTTTCACCATTCTCTGCACCAAGAACGGGCTGCTCTTTGTTCCTCCTGCCATTGACCGACGGACAGCAGAACTCCGACTGATGGATAATTTCATCACGACTTTGCgaaggaaggattttgcaaatatGACGGACCTGATCCATTTAACACTGTCACGAAACACAATCAGTCATATTATGCCTTATGCATTTTTTGATCTCAAAGGTCTTCATGCATTACACCTGGATAGTAACCGACTCACCTATATTGATGAGGATCACTTCAAAGGGTTGATCAACCTTCGCCACTTAATTCTCAGTAACAACCAGTTACATTATATTTCATCTGGATCTTTTGATGATTTCATTGACATAATCGAGGATCTGGATCTATCCTATAATAATCTTGTTAAGGTCCCCTGGGAAACTGTTGGGAGGCTTTCAAATGCCAATACTATTAGTTTGGATCATAACCTCATAGATTTTGTTCCTGAAGGCATCTTCTCTGACCTTCACAAACTGGCTCGGCTGGACATGACTTCTAATCAGCTGAGGAAGATCCCCCCCGACCCTCTTTTCTCCCGCATCCCTGTCTATGCCAAGCCCAAGGGCATCCCTCTATCTTCTCTGGTATTGAGCTTTGGAGGGAACCCACTACACTGCAACTGTGAGCTAGTGTGGCTACGGCGCCTGACTAGGGAAGACGACCTGGAAACCTGTGCCTCCCCACCCGAGCTGATGGGCAAGTATTTCTGGTCTATTAAGGAAGAGGAATTTGTCTGTGAACCACCAATGATTACTCGCAGAACGGCAAAGCAAGTGATCATGGAAGGCCAGAGTGTTTCCTTGAAGTGTAGAGCAATGGGTGATCCAGAACCATACATGCGCTGGATTTCACCAGGAGGAAAATTGGTCTCCAACACTTCCCGAACAAATTCCTATGAGAATGGGACTTTGGACATTTTAGTGACTTCCATGGAAGACCAAGGCACGTATACTTGTATAGCATCCAATGCTGCAGGGGAGTCCACTGCACCAGTTGAAC
The sequence above is a segment of the Ahaetulla prasina isolate Xishuangbanna unplaced genomic scaffold, ASM2864084v1 Contig99, whole genome shotgun sequence genome. Coding sequences within it:
- the LOC131187402 gene encoding leucine-rich repeat and fibronectin type III domain-containing protein 1-like protein, giving the protein MVQLFRRLALLRCRPPALLRCRPPVLLRCHLYLTMEKLAFCLLMTSTVAVRALMCPMRCSCQRLSPSFTILCTKNGLLFVPPAIDRRTAELRLMDNFITTLRRKDFANMTDLIHLTLSRNTISHIMPYAFFDLKGLHALHLDSNRLTYIDEDHFKGLINLRHLILSNNQLHYISSGSFDDFIDIIEDLDLSYNNLVKVPWETVGRLSNANTISLDHNLIDFVPEGIFSDLHKLARLDMTSNQLRKIPPDPLFSRIPVYAKPKGIPLSSLVLSFGGNPLHCNCELVWLRRLTREDDLETCASPPELMGKYFWSIKEEEFVCEPPMITRRTAKQVIMEGQSVSLKCRAMGDPEPYMRWISPGGKLVSNTSRTNSYENGTLDILVTSMEDQGTYTCIASNAAGESTAPVELLVSPYPHLANSTNSGKDAETGPSDILIPAKSSFSNETKSRQERKVAIAELTSSSALIQWHSQHHIPGMRMFQIQYNSSADDILVYRMIPASSKSFFLTDLVAGRDYDLCVLAVYDDGVTSLTATLVVGCVQFTTEEAYRQCQSLHAQFLGGTMIIIIGGIIVASVLVFIFILLLKYKVYINHHKTKNPEVNNVCSQTNGSQSNSLVHSSSKLAEWIQQERSSSPLRGKTILDFNYERAAFTEASVLKNEAFP